From the genome of Salvia splendens isolate huo1 chromosome 7, SspV2, whole genome shotgun sequence:
gatataaatatatgaagttaacaAGTTTAATTttgcctagagtaaaatcagtagttaaaaactctcaaattaaagcatggcagcagccaatccctgttcactattcacacacttgatacatcAACTTCTCTGTGTGATCGACCCcaaacttgccgctttactgttaaagtagtgcaaaattgggagtttacaaattacgtTGGTAGAAAAGGAGTGAGAGCGAGTTtgcatcgatcaagtggcaacgacatttgctaactgatccaatcggttaggttatcttcaatataacttggtccgaacTCGCGTCCCCTCTCGAGGCCTTCcacctcccctagtcgcgatcaaccgtgttttctatccttagaaataCGGGCGTGACGGTCTTGTTAACTGCCATTACATTAATATACCTAGTTGCATGTTTTTTCAATTTATGCCATTACTCTAATGCAATGTTACATTGATATAAAGAATCCATCATctaaatgagaaaaatgaataCAGACGCCTATCCTGTGGTCCCATGGCATTTTGCTGATAGAACTGTACTATTCGAAGCTGGACAAGCTGGTCCTCCCTTTCTCGAAAGAGCTGGCGTAAGCTGTGAATTCAAGGTATTACCATTCTCCTTTCTATATTGCGCATCCTCCCTCCCACTTGCATTATCATCATTCTTCTTGTTTTTACTTGCAATCACTTATGAACTTCCATTAAGTAAAAACAAGAAGCTATCTGAGTTATAAATATTGGGTGTTTAATCTTCAGGCCTACCCTGCTCTCGGTCACTCCTTAAACAACGAGGAGCTCCATAATCTGGAATCTTGGATAAAATCCCGTCTCCACAGTTCGTCCTGAAGTTGCTAATTGCCATCTAAAACACCGTCACACGCCTCATTCAACCCGTTGGTTTGCTCCGACATACTTGATATCTTTAACATACTAACATGTTATGATTTATGAAGAAACAAGATTGCtccatatttgaaaataaataaatgaaaatttcaaaaacgTTGTGATACGAACATCAGCCTTGTGAATTGTCAATCATTGACACATCTTTGCTAGTACGCTAGCGTAAGCAATATGATTGACGTGCGGAAATGAAAATTCAGACAGTTATTGACACATCTGTTGAGCATAGAGTGGTCTCCATAAAACTACAAAAAGGGGATTTGTGATTTCAAAACTGCATCACATTGTGGATTTAAATAATCTTATTTGGAGGCAACTAACTTTATGCACAAAGGTGTTTGTCAAAGGATAATGATAAATTATAACCCATGATTTCTTGACCATAGTCCATAAATCTCACATGAGTTGATGATTGTATAATCTCATAGCAAAGATTGTATGGCCCGAAATAAGGTTGGGCCTGAGGAGGCCCAAAATCCGATGGCGTCCTTGAAAAATGCAGAGAGATGTTGCGGTGAAACAGACAGAGAGTGATCATTTCTGTAAAGTGGATATGACCAAGAGATTCGGTGCGGGCCCGCTGCTCTCTAACCAATCATATCTCATCCTTTACACGACACCACCCCTACACCAACTCATGCATCGCACCTGATCCCTCCCCACCACGTCACCAATTTCTATGCTCTACCTTCAAAACTAAAAACCTAGAACAACACTGCTTATTTATTTACTGTATTTATATGCCCTcttccccccccccctctctctctcagatTGAATTTGATTGCTGATGAAGAAGCTTTATAAGAAGAGTACGGTGCATCCGACGCCGTCTGTTGTTTCAGAACACCTCCTCTCGTTTTTGCCGGCTGCAATATTGGCTCTGACCGCCGCTCTATCTCCGGCCGAGAGGGAAGTCCTCGCCTACCTCATTTCCTGCTCATCTGTCAACTTCTCCACCGCCCAACGCAAGTCTACGCCGGCGCCGGGCGATGACCACGCGGCCTGCTTCAACTGCAACTGCTTCCGCTGCTACATGAGCTATTGGGCCAAGTGGGATTCGTCGCCGAACCGCCAGCTCATACACGAGGCCATCGACGCTTTCGAGGAGAGCCTCCTCAAGGAGAGCCGGAAAGACAAGAGCAAAAAGGAGAGGAGGAAGGGCAAAAGCGTCAAACTCCCTATTTTGAATGAGCCCAAGCATTCGGAACCGAGTTTGACCgatgttgatttctgtttcGTTGACTCAAACACGGCGGCGGAgagcggcgatggtggcgagcaggaggaggaggaggagattgTTATCACGGTGGAGGAATTCGACAAGGGTTCAGTGAGGAGGTTTGTGAGTTTTGTTGGAGATAGGATATGGAGGATTTGGGGttaattttttttggggggTGGGGAAATTGAAACACTAATTTCAACGCTTGGTTTGAGTTTGTTGATGCTTTTGATTTAGCAATCAATTCTGTTTTTGGCCTGTGTAGGTGTAGCACTACATCCTCATCTGCAATGTAAATTAATATCATTAGCCTTACTTTAATTAATGCCTCTCTTTAATAAATGTTCAGATTgagttgtgtgtgaaatttgcaatgcttttctatttttggttcCCAATTTTCATCCAATCCATATCGTCTTCTTCTTGGTTACTGAGGTGTGAGTGGTTGGAATTATGGTGGGGTTAGCCATTTTTTGGAATTATTATCAAGTTGAGTGACATATTCTTGTTGCCTTCTCGCTATCATCTCTGATACACTTTGTTTTCTCCTCattcattatttcatttttgtacCTTTTCGATCATATCTTTTTCCCCTTTGCAATACATTTGCTTTCAGCTTTACGAAAATTGTTTGATTTGTTGGTAGGAAATAGTGCGAGAAATTAGAactatattcaaataattaggaTTCGACAGCTCAATTTGAGGAAAAGGGTACCTTGTTTTGTGGCAGTGGCAGGGTTGCAAAAAATGGAAGTGTCCTTTACTTTTCCACATTAAGTGTAGTCTGCAAAGTTCGTTGCGAAAACAGAGGGTAAAGATTAGGTGAATAATCTCGGTTCATTTCATAGATATGTAATCAATAAATATGATCTTGTTTTTGTACATAAACGCTTTTGTTATTcattagaatttaattaattttgtgatttgaatctaattgaaaaaataaatgagtTTCAGGTTGATTGATAGTGGGAAATGGGAATTTTTCAATGGTTATTTATATGAAAACGACGAAAAGACATGCCTTGAGCCTATAACGCCATCCACAACGTTCttgctataccgttccttaaactattATTTGTGGAtttcactgtacttttttacttcattccttaatcaaggaacggaacctgcaaccctccgttccttaaccattccttaaattactattcatacaatttcattttttattttaatttccaacccaattcaattaaaacaaacacactttattaaaattaaaataacattacaacttaaaattcaaaaaaaaaagaaaaagacataattaaaatcctaaaaaaatcaaaatgacataatttaaaaaaatagaaaaagacataattaaaatctcacatcgaaagtggaacataaaacattcaagcatgtctctataaaagagaaacaaccaagaatgagtttgtcccacatcgaaagtggaacataaaacattcaaggaagtctcaataaaagagaaacaatcaagaGTGAGTTtgttccacatcgaaagtggaacataaaacattcaaggatttctctataaaaaagaaagaaccaagaatgagtttgtcgcacatcgaaagtggaacataaaacattcaaggatgtctctataaaagagaaacaaccaagagtgagtttgtcccacatcgaaagtggaacataaaacatttaaggatgtctctatacaagagaaacaaccaagagtaagtttgtcccacatcaaaagtggaacataaacattcaaggatgtctctataaaagagaaacaaccaagagtgagtttgtcccacatcgaaagtggaacataaaacattcaaggatgtctctataaaagagaaacaaccaagagtgagtttgtcccacatcgaaagtggaacataaaacattcaaagatgtctttataaaagagaaacaaccaataatgagtttcataaattcgcaagcccatcaaatatatatgggctattacgaatttcttgtattcacttatttgtaaaaattatttttaaatataaaaatcaatttatataaataaaaaatatttttttaaaaatgaatgaTTGCGTCAGcggtgacgatgcccactcgcaggccagcgagtgggcgtcacgcatggcctgggagctcgccacgtcgcctcggcgcgtggcgagacgtcgcgTGCCGCGTCTCGCCATCGCGGTCCACGGGACGAGCTAGGAACGGGATGGGGACGGAATGGCCGGCTGCAACGCGTTTCTCCGCGGTTTCGTTCCTGAGAAATGAAACGCGGGCCGGCCACACCACCCGTTGCGGATTCCCTAACCTACACCTAAGAAGGGCTACACTATAAAGCAAAAGGTTGTCTATTCTTTTTGTGTATAAATAACgtctaagagcatcagcaatggcgcccgtcccggcggaattccgaccggcgtgccaGAATTCTGCggcggatgtccgccattgtgcatggtatgcacggatacggaattccgccgagaacaccgcagttccgcggcgttacgCGAAATTCCGTCGCAAAGGGCGTGCGGTCGCCCGCCATTGCGttctcccacggacgtccgtgcggaattcccgtttattgcattaatttttttaatttctatatatacggctcgttgaactgcatttcattagcaccacttgttttaacaagtttctctctctacatttcttttatatatccgaaatagctggtagtggtagtggtagtggtagtggtagcgGTAGCGGTAGcggtgggcattatgaacacatgatgcgtcTTATTCATGCACGCGTGCGGGAATCATCagagagggaggaacaagcggccttggcgccggcggtacctcgacccatccatcgtcgaactataatACCCCTGCAGCACCTCGCTGCCCACGCTCGGTTGTATGAGGattactttgcgccggagccacggtttggggagaacctattCCGGCGACTGTTTAAGATGCATCGTCTGCTCTTcctgcgtatcgtgggcgctttggagTGTCGATACGAGTATTTTAGAGTGTGGGAGGATACGGcaggtaaacccggccacacgccgattcagaagtgcactatcgcaatcaggcagctggcatacggaggcgcggccgacatgttcgacgtggcagtgcagtaaGAAGTCCgtatgatgtggcagaaggtaTTTTTGAGAATTCCGCAGGGAATTCCGTGCCAGCTAATGCTGTAAATAATTTGCAACTTTCTTTTTGTGCactatattatttttctttgttttagttttccgtaatttgtaattgttggattGAGATGGAATTCTGGGGCGAATTATAATAGTACTACCGAATCTTTTGGTTGAATTTGCGTATCCTTAAGCTAAAAGAAGAATTTTGTATTTCGGAGTGGCAGTTTAATAATTCTTGGAACCTTTTATAGTATAGGTTTTATAAGGTACATTATTCATTCTTAAACTAACGTGTCAAATTATTGGGTATGATAAGATTCTTGAACATTTATACTGCCAATAATagcattttttatattattgatGAGAttgccaatttttttttaaaaaaaggaatcTTTTAACATTGATCTGTATCTCAAAAATTTGAGATGCAAGCATATCTCTAATTTGATTACAATGCCAAGAGCGAGGGTAAGATAAGAAAGTGAGTCGGTGTATTAAATTTGGTGAAATTAGTTAGTTTCGATGTCAACCACGGTTATCAGATTTTTCCAGTAAAATTCAATTATTCTACTATATTGATTGCCAATTAATTAGATCATCCACATTCCATGCTCTTGTCAAAAAGGATGAACATAGATCCGGAtccatatttattaatttttttactccgTGCTCTTcctcaagagcacaacactcacattcatgctcttctgcaaggacaTACTCAAAGGTCCCtccatttcattatttaatttaaatacttcaattactaaaaacatttctacaatataaaaatactgctcaagggtcccaccattccattatttaatttaaatacttcaattactaaaaacatttctacaatataaaaatacattaaaaattctctaatcaaattttaaaaatataaaaattatataattaaatcctaaaaaataaaaattacatacttacaatcctaaaaaataaaaattacataattaaaatccaacaaattaaaaattacataactaaaaatacccccgtggaagactagtcCTCTGGCCCTATCCTCAATATtttttggagaccccgtatcattgccaaatatgaatcaagttgctcgggagtcatctgagacctatcggccaaattgagttgagccaaaagggtccacaacgagttggtgggggttgaggtggcacaaagggagcgggggAGGAtagagtcgcggcgcgacgccggttggccgtcgccttcttcgttgcggtcggcgttgggaactgctcgggccggcgtcggggctacccaagttagctccggcaagctggctaTCAACCTCATCGGAGCCGCTGTCGGATAGGGATAACGACCTCGACAGTTtgctagaggaggatgataagcctcccctatacttcggatttCTACGCACCTGCTGCCAAGCGCTGAGGtgcttgaatggtttgtaatgcATATATTGGTAGGTTGATATGGTGGTCGTGATGATGTCGGCCTCGCTCGTGCCGCTTCCCGCCGACCGttgttcctggaggtaatacccatggaacttttggatttctttgttggctctgaagatgtcattgcgcaccatactctcgttgcgctcgatggttACCTCCGGTCGGttggcattgtaccggcgagagacgcgccaccaaaaccgCTCCCCGGTTTGGTTCGTGCCAGTTTCTGGATCTTCGGATATTTCCAAATAGGATTTGAACATCTTCTCCATATCTGGCGGAGTGTACGCGGTGCGGACGTGAGGGTCACCGCCACGACTATGAGTAGGAACACtacgaggaagaggaggaggaggaggaggagactGGGGTTGTCCTCCGGAGTTTGGGAGCCGCGCCTCTCCCTCCCGATCcttgttcgggtgcccacccatATTGCCTATCTGTGGCATCTTGCTCGTCCACTGgataaggccggtagccacccggaatttgagaaccttgggtttgagaaGGGGGCGAGAATTCCGTATCCGGATGAGGGAATGGTGTTGGGttgaaccattcgtggttccatccGCAGGAGTCGGATGGGTGATTGCCGGAGACGGACATTTTTTTTgcaagagtgaaagattgagagtTGATGAGAGAATTTAAATGAGAATTGTATaatgtggtgtgaaattttttgtgtggaaatgagggtatttatagacgaaaaatgtgaattttgggggaaaatgaaaaataaagtaaaagtggagagaaaacggatataatttattgggaagtgggaaaataattttttttaatttaaaaatgatttttaaattaaattcgaattttaaaaaaatagaaaaagccaacggcattgccgttggccaatagaatgctgccacgtcgccctgttcagcggcacggacgtgctcgatataTCGAACAACGCCACACTGTCGGCACGAGCACAGCGACAGGCATGGGTGTGTCgtgccgttggcacggacgcGGTCCGCCCCATCGAACAGCTACGGGGATGCTCTTAAACAGAAGCAAGTTTACACGTAGCAGACTACAGATTTTTTTGGGGGCCATGATCAATATGCGATGTTGTAAACTAAATGTGCAGTTTAAATGCCAATTAATGTCTTTTCTCTTCTCTCACTCTGTATATATTTAGTTTTCATACATAGAAAATAATACTACCATGAGTTGTCTATTTTAGTTACGTATCAATTTTAAACCTTAGGATctagtatattttaatatttacattATCAGTGTTTTTTACGAATTTAGTCAACACGCCTAATAACCATCGAATTATATTTGGATTAATTATAGTTTGCATCTCACCCAACCTTTTATAATATCGATTTTAAACTTAATTTTtaacttttatcaaatttatCAACATATTCAATTCCCGACTTCAAATTAGTGATATAGATTAAACATGCCGAagatatatatatgtgtatattcTCCCACGTGTCATTTAGAAAAATGCTAACAacgaaatactactactattattttcgataataaaaaagatatatatatatatatatatatatatatatatagggatgtattcatttccttttcctatatttcctcttttttccttcttaatataagccattagattagagaaatggacggtcaagatcaacattgggtaattaatctcgtgttgcattatttgtcatattttgtgcattatgagggtacaatagtaatctaataatggctggaaaccgctacgaataatgcaccacatggtcacgagtaatgcatataattgcctatataatgtacaatatgtgaactgcaatgcatacgaacaagatgtgctgtgttatgatgtttgacacacgtttcttgtttcccctaagggtttaataagcttatgggctagggtatagtacgtaaacacgtatgtaatcttcatatggtaacgagtaatggatataattgactatataatgcacaatttgtgaactgcaatgcatacaaacaagatgtgatgtgttatgatgtttgacacacgtttcttgtttcccctaagggtttaataagcttaggggctagggtatagtacgtacgcattaataacaaattataaaacgatacgaataattcaccaaattgtcacgagtaatggatgttattaactatataatgcacaatatgtgaactgcaatgcatacgaataagatgtaccatgttatgatgtttgacacacgtttcttgtttgccctaagggtttaataagcttaggggctagggtatagtacgtagacattactaacaaattgttgttattggaatatacgtatgtgcattatttggtttaggtagtgcattatgtagctgttaattgtcattatctcagtatattatgcattattagaggtattgtgtatatgggttaatcaacggattgaagattacatacgtgcatttagtaatgtctacgtactataccctagcccctaagcttattaaacccttaggggaaacaagaaacgtgtgtcaaacatcataacatggtacatcttattcgtatgcattgcagttcacatattgtgcattatatagttaataacatccattactcgtgacaatttggtgaattattcgtatcgttttataatttgttattaatgcgtacgtactataccctagcccctaagcttattaaacccttaggggaaacaagaaacgtgtgtcaaacttcataacacagcacatcttgttcgtatgcattgcagttcacaaattgtgcattatatagtcaattatatccattactcgttaccatgtgaagattacatacgtgtctacgtactataccctagcccctaagcttattaaacccttaggggaaacaagaaacgtgtgtccaaacatcataacatggtacatcttattcgtatgcattgcagttcacatattgtgcattatatagtcaattatatgcattactcgtgaccatgtggtgcattattcgcagataccaaaatgtggcagttacttttccgttaaatgtcaataataaccctgtaatgcatacaaccaccttctataatgcaacacggaaccagttttattgaatcaatctgatctgttgatgccttagatctaacgcgtaatattaagaaggaaaaatgatctaagatgtgaaaaggagaataacgctcccctatatatatatatatatatatttggttCATTTAGAAGATGGCGGAATTTGAACTCGGAACCTCAAGATTGCCATAGCTCCGCGTTGACAACTGCACTGCATCTGGTTGGTTATCAAATCAGTATATTataagagtgatgctaaatggccataatgtggccgaccataaagagttaatttagtccatttacatgtataaaaaaaattaaaattaccgatataaacttatatgtgtgtgaatggacttgtaagttgatacttatctttgaatttcattacgtaaaacacattaatatcacgaattactgtatacgttcaGTAACAATCAATAAATGACaatagtaataagttgagcaaaaactacgaaagagcaacactaacatgttgagcaatatataatgaagatgatataaaagtaaaatcaagtagtattaaaccaaaaatttgaaaaaataataattttttttgttatttaattaatttatggctggccataatgtggccgcatagcattattcaTATTATAACTATAAAGATTAAAGTGTTGAAAGACTCAACGGCATATCACACGGaatttgagttaaataagtcaACAAAGAGATTGAAATGAAACTTACATTTTGGGGGTTTCTAGTGATCAGACTGACAAATTTGATGATAACAAACTGCGCTTATTTGACTCATTCTTTCCATCCATTTCTAATTTTCTCAAATATATGGACTTATTTTCCTAAAATACACTGAAACTAATTTGTGCGTCAAATGAGAGTAAATAACAAAGCACGAATTGGTCAAATTTAGTATAGTTTCAGTGTTAACTTGGGAGTAATGTGATTGGGCATAGTTGTATGACGTTGTGATGTCTAAATTAGGAGTTTGGCTAGGCCTCACTAGGATAATAAGTGCTAAATAATGAGACGTTACTTTTTGTTTTGTACTTTACCTAGtgtaataaatcaaataattattAACATAAATGAGATAATTGATgctaaaaaaattgaatgataaattttaattcttttCGTAATTTTCTCTATCCATCTCAATCCTCTCGATGAAGAACAACAACCATCCACAAAAATGGATGGACTTttaaagtagaaagaaaatttaccaaaaaatgaaaagaagttAATTATTGTGAatggactaaaatagaaaagtaAGTACTTATTAACTAATGACGGTAATATTTTAGAATGTTAGGAAAAGAAAATTGTATAAATAATCTGAAAATGTGATGTAGTTGAATGAGTTGGCAATACGAGGAGTTACCATTTTAAAGGCGAGGAATTCATAGTTTTGGATACCCTTTGAGATTCTAACCAATCTTGTTTTCAAATTGAAAATCAACCAAGCTCCTCCCATTTTATGCAGTAAtgaatactactactactactactactggATTAGCAAGCAGAAAAAGGATTTGTGTGGGCCCATATCAGTATTTGGGCCTACACAGTTATGAGTCCGtcaaaatcaaaagaaacagtAAATTCACAATTTATTGAAAAGTGTTTATTGGCTACAATACAATATGTAAAATCGGGCTTAGCTGGGCTGCGATATCCATTGGACTCAATTTGGTGAGTAGAAAATTCCACTCAAAAGGTTATCAAAAGACAAATTTATATCGAATACATAATTGTAAAACATTGACAAAAAATATAACCCACTAACTATTTTCATATAGTTTGCTAGTATTATTGCATGCTTTAATAAACACTGGGtatgagtttttactttatactcctccgtcccataataggagTCATTCTTATTGTGGGCGCGccgcacgggttttaagaaatactgtaaagaatagtggttgaaaaagttagttgaatatgagacccacttttttatattggatttataataaaatgtgagtgaagtgagttagtggaatgtaagacctacttaccatttatgatgaaaatgaagtgtgactcaTATTGTGAGATGGATCAAAATggcaaagtgtgactcttattgtgggacgaatggagtattattttatagtatatgCATTGAACAACTCACatgtaaagaaaataatttaattcgGAATTGGTAAAATATCTTGATTGGTTTAAACAAAATAGATTGAATTTTTAATATAGGTAGTATTCTGACAGACTAACAAGAAGATTAAACTTTGTTGATGTGTTTTGTAGGAATGGACTCACGTGGATTTCCAGTTACATGGACTTAATCCATATTTCACTTCCAAAATGTCAGTTTACTCTTTGTTGATTATTTAAATATCAggaatattttgtaaataatactcctatttattttttttccgaCACGCTTAAGTGGTTAAAAACAACTTAAAATATATGTATTCTAAGTCTATAACTTTGTATACATATATGGAAAATGTACTCCTAGTTTTGCAAAGTTTACACGCGAATACTAAGGCGGCGTTcggttggagagattagcatgATATAATTTTCTGCATTGAAATACCGACTATTCATCGGAGCTTCAACCCTCCGACTATTTTATCTCTCCGCATCTCTCTTTTGTTCCCCATTATCCCTCTCCAATATTTATTAAGTCTTATAGAAAGCCCATTTCAACCGATCCAactactaatttatagtataagcAACCGAATAGTactaatttgattttttaaacaAATTGACATGAGCGTATTTTTCcgaattattaatatatttcgAAAACTAATagggaaaaagttagtggtggCGAAATAGGATTACGACCTTCCGAATCTTTAATACTAGTATAGTACTATTAAAATAAGTAACTTAGTATTGTTTGTTCCTCAATGTAGTAAGGGGTGACCCCCTTGATCATAAATCATAATTGCTAATCTTAAAATACGTAGTCAaggtttattttaaaaatggaaacaatgaTTGATGAAACATTTTGACGTAACGAATCCTTAGAAGAAGTGAGTTAAGCGGCATGCATTACGACAAAATCATTATTAATTATGAGTTTAGCTTAAGAAAGCAAAAGGCCACCTGCAGAAAGTGACTGTATTAGCTTCACTCTAAAACACGCTTTTCACCCAAGTCACTTCCACTCATTAATATTGTCCACCGACTTTTTCTTTTAcataatactcctactattaattaattcatcttCTTTTCCTAGATTATAATCTTCAAGGTCCACTTTTTGCATGGTCGCATAATTACATCACACCCCAattcctttttttattattaaggAATCGAATTTGATGTATGCTAATCTATGCCTATTGATGATaccattaataaattataagaatatgcattatCAATAAATACATAAGAAACGTCTATTACATCACAACTGATAGAAAAGTGTTGCTATTTATTAGTTGTGGCAAACCTTCTCTCTCGAGTGTTGGAAAGCGCCGCAAAACAAGGATTAAGGAAGAAATTCAAGTATAATCACTCTCTGATACTCAGGTTAAAACTAATTATAAGTACTAATAATttttagagaaaaaataaaaggatGAAAATACATAAAAGATAATATCAAAAGTAAAAAGGATGATATCATAATAGATGATAGGCTTGGTGCTATGCTGAGCATTTGCAAAGTAACAAGAATATGTTATACGAGAAATATGAAAGAAAGGgaggattaaaaaaaataatactaaaaaatgTGGTTCAATCCTCTATCTATTTATGGTTCAatcagtttatatttttaattcataACAGTTCAATATTTTAGTGGTCTTATG
Proteins encoded in this window:
- the LOC121811213 gene encoding uncharacterized protein LOC121811213 → MKKLYKKSTVHPTPSVVSEHLLSFLPAAILALTAALSPAEREVLAYLISCSSVNFSTAQRKSTPAPGDDHAACFNCNCFRCYMSYWAKWDSSPNRQLIHEAIDAFEESLLKESRKDKSKKERRKGKSVKLPILNEPKHSEPSLTDVDFCFVDSNTAAESGDGGEQEEEEEIVITVEEFDKGSVRRFVSFVGDRIWRIWG